In Thunnus maccoyii chromosome 11, fThuMac1.1, whole genome shotgun sequence, one genomic interval encodes:
- the cfap97d2 gene encoding uncharacterized protein cfap97d2 — translation MMHHLAYQPLLPTVNKYLQQKWDQSSYDLHKRKVKSAKPTINTTPPKTYGHVALKLKKLKLEEEWIMKIQRENNMLMDKISHIMRTTGGVDNRNYYERKSLGKEKRQLELLRITKENQMILLRLSQCRPHYNVRRWHEDWLQTLKVMDAIARYPRGANQQKSQENSSKKSCGCEKEKKTSADETTHSPVNNKTRGKAKSKENKSRKETTKKENTGTEQEEATTHPAPKPNVPEKSISPDTLENPGFSDTIQVETSLACDGPEMSNTPHTPKTNEQETTSTEEG, via the exons ATGATGCACCATCTGGCATATCAACCTCTGCTTCCCACTGTAAACAAATATCTTCAGCAGAAATGGGACCAGTCTTCATATGATTTACACAAGAGAAAG GTGAAGTCAGCTaaaccaacaataaacacaactcCACCAAAGACCTATGGTCACGTGGCTCTGAAGCTGAAGAAACTAAAG CTTGAAGAGGAGTGGATAATGAAGATTCAGAGGGAAAACAATATGCTCATGGACAAAATATCACACATCATGAGGACAACCGGAGGAGTTGACAACAGGAATTACTATGAAAGGAAAAG CCTTGGCAAGGAGAAGCGACAGCTGGAGTTGCTCCGTATTACCAAGGAGAATCAAATGATCCTGCTCCGTCTGAGCCAGTGCAGGCCTCACTATAATGTGAGGAGGTGGCATgaggattggctccaaactctCAAGGTGATGGACGCCATTGCACGTTACCCACGAGGAGCAAATCAACAAAAG AGCCAAGAAAATTCCAGTAAGAAGAGTTGTGgctgtgagaaagaaaaaaagaccagTGCTGATGAAACCACACACAGCCCTGTGAACAACAAGACCAGGGGCAAAGCAAAATCTAAGGAAAATAAAAGCAGGAAAGAAACCACCAAGAAAGAGAACACTGGAACTGAGCAAGAGGAGGCGACTACACACCCTGCCCCTAAACCAAATGTACCTGAGAAATCCATCTCACCAGATACACTTGAGAATCCTGGTTTTTCTGACACCATTCAAGTCGAAACGTCCTTGGCTTGTGATGGACCTGAAATGTCCAACACTCCTCACACACCTAAAACAAATGAGCAGGAGACCACAAGTACTGAGGAGGGATAA